A stretch of the Streptomyces venezuelae genome encodes the following:
- a CDS encoding LacI family DNA-binding transcriptional regulator — MAKVTRDDVARLAGTSTAVVSYVINNGPRPVAPATRERVLAAIKELGYRPDRVAQAMASRRTDLIGMIVPDARQPFFAEMAHAVEQAAAERGKMVLVGNSDYRTEREVHYLRAFLGMRVSGLILVSQGMSEQAASEIEAWDARVVLLHERPEAIDDVAVVTDDIGGAQLATRHLLEHGHAYVACIGGIENTPSVGDPVADHVEGWRRAMVESGRSVEGRLIEAPYNRYDAYRVALEVLARPDRPTAIFCATDDQAIGVLRAARELRIDVPTELAVAGFDDVKEAALTDPPLTTIASDRPAMARAAVDLVLDDALRVAGSRRERLKQFPSALVIRRSCGCA; from the coding sequence GTGGCCAAGGTGACGCGGGATGACGTAGCACGACTGGCGGGTACCTCTACCGCGGTCGTTTCGTATGTCATCAACAACGGACCCAGGCCGGTCGCCCCGGCCACGCGCGAGCGTGTCCTCGCAGCCATCAAGGAGCTGGGGTACCGGCCCGACCGGGTCGCCCAGGCGATGGCCTCGCGGCGCACCGACCTCATAGGCATGATCGTCCCCGATGCGCGGCAGCCGTTCTTCGCGGAGATGGCGCACGCGGTCGAGCAGGCCGCCGCCGAGCGCGGAAAGATGGTGCTGGTCGGCAACTCCGACTACCGGACCGAGCGCGAGGTCCACTACCTGCGGGCCTTCCTCGGGATGCGGGTCTCCGGCCTGATCCTGGTCAGCCAGGGCATGAGCGAGCAGGCCGCGTCGGAGATCGAGGCGTGGGACGCGCGGGTGGTGCTGCTGCACGAGCGCCCGGAGGCGATCGACGACGTCGCGGTGGTGACGGACGACATCGGGGGCGCACAGTTGGCCACCCGGCACCTGCTGGAGCACGGGCACGCATACGTCGCCTGCATCGGCGGCATCGAGAACACCCCGTCGGTGGGCGACCCGGTCGCCGACCACGTCGAGGGCTGGCGGCGGGCCATGGTGGAGTCCGGGCGGTCGGTCGAGGGCCGGCTGATCGAGGCCCCGTACAACCGGTACGACGCGTACCGCGTCGCCCTGGAGGTGCTGGCGCGGCCCGACCGGCCGACGGCGATCTTCTGTGCGACGGACGACCAGGCGATCGGGGTGCTGCGGGCGGCGCGGGAGCTGCGCATCGACGTGCCGACGGAGCTGGCGGTGGCGGGCTTCGACGACGTGAAGGAAGCGGCGCTGACCGATCCGCCGCTGACGACCATCGCCTCGGACCGGCCGGCGATGGCGCGGGCGGCGGTGGACCTGGTGCTGGACGATGCGCTGCGGGTGGCGGGGTCGCGGCGGGAACGCCTGAAGCAGTTCCCGTCGGCCCTGGTCATCCGCCGCAGCTGCGGCTGCGCCTAA
- a CDS encoding DUF3099 domain-containing protein has translation MYARRRRVYFLLMGGCLFLFVSAWSFVRLWSVEAAVALCVVAMIILPVAATIANRRGPDDRWWDDPSGDPTSDEWWDELDGKPRRHGDAEP, from the coding sequence ATGTACGCCCGGCGCCGACGCGTCTACTTCCTGCTGATGGGCGGATGCCTCTTCCTGTTCGTCTCCGCCTGGAGCTTCGTGCGGCTGTGGTCGGTGGAGGCGGCCGTGGCCCTGTGCGTGGTGGCGATGATCATCCTGCCGGTCGCGGCGACGATCGCGAACCGGCGCGGCCCGGACGACCGCTGGTGGGACGACCCCTCGGGCGATCCCACCTCGGACGAATGGTGGGACGAGCTGGACGGCAAGCCGCGGCGCCACGGGGATGCCGAACCGTAA
- a CDS encoding sensor histidine kinase has protein sequence MSAGPVARFRALPLRGRLALLVAVAVAVAVAAVATVAWFMVRTQLRDQLDASLRSTDARDQAKVLRVGCLSSPPVGGGQFVSNLNAIVQVNLADGGHCWLDGRDTLPVTRIEREIASGERGATMYDSTTLDGDRVRVYSQPALVDTQRVALAVAKPLADIDKPLSTLAWVLLLVSGIGAVGAGAAGLVVARTGLRPVDELTGAVEHIARTEDLTVRIPEEGDDEIARLSRSFNSMTAALASSRDRQAQLIADAGHELRTPLTSLRTNIELLARSEDTGRAIPPQDRRELLASVKAQMTELASLIGDLQELSRPDAAVPGPLQVVALHEIAETALSRARLRGPELVFGSDIRPWYVRGEAAALERAVMNVLDNAVKFSPPGGSVEVALRAGELTVRDHGPGIPAEELPHVFERFWRSPTARALPGSGLGLSIVDRTVRRAGGTAELRAAADGGPGTEAVLRIPGAPTPPPGTPSDGLAGGQWVVGEQ, from the coding sequence GTGAGCGCGGGCCCGGTGGCCAGGTTCCGGGCGCTGCCGTTGCGCGGCCGGCTGGCGCTGCTGGTGGCGGTGGCCGTGGCGGTGGCCGTGGCGGCCGTCGCCACGGTCGCCTGGTTCATGGTCCGCACCCAGCTCCGCGACCAGCTCGACGCCTCGCTGCGCTCCACCGACGCCCGGGACCAGGCCAAGGTGCTGCGGGTGGGCTGCCTGTCCAGCCCGCCGGTCGGGGGCGGCCAGTTCGTCAGCAACCTCAATGCGATCGTGCAGGTCAACCTGGCCGACGGCGGCCACTGCTGGCTGGACGGCCGGGACACCCTCCCGGTGACCCGGATCGAGCGGGAGATCGCGAGCGGGGAGCGCGGGGCGACGATGTACGACTCCACGACCCTCGACGGGGACCGGGTACGGGTCTACAGCCAGCCGGCGCTCGTCGACACCCAGCGGGTCGCGCTGGCCGTGGCCAAGCCGCTGGCCGACATCGACAAGCCGCTCTCCACCCTGGCCTGGGTGCTCCTGCTGGTCAGCGGTATCGGCGCAGTCGGGGCCGGGGCCGCCGGGCTGGTCGTCGCGCGGACCGGCCTGCGGCCCGTGGACGAGCTGACCGGGGCCGTCGAGCACATCGCCCGGACCGAGGACCTGACCGTACGGATTCCGGAAGAGGGCGATGACGAGATCGCCCGGCTCTCCCGTTCCTTCAACTCGATGACCGCGGCCCTGGCCTCCTCCCGGGACCGGCAGGCGCAGCTCATCGCCGATGCCGGGCACGAGCTCCGTACCCCGCTGACCTCGCTGCGGACGAACATCGAGCTGCTCGCCCGGAGTGAGGACACCGGCCGGGCCATCCCGCCCCAGGACCGGCGGGAGCTGCTGGCCTCGGTGAAGGCGCAGATGACCGAACTGGCCTCGCTGATCGGGGACCTCCAGGAGCTGTCCCGGCCGGACGCGGCCGTGCCCGGGCCGCTCCAGGTGGTGGCGCTGCACGAGATCGCCGAGACCGCGCTGTCCCGGGCCCGGCTGCGCGGGCCGGAGCTGGTCTTCGGCTCCGACATCCGGCCCTGGTACGTACGGGGCGAGGCCGCCGCGCTGGAGCGGGCGGTGATGAACGTGCTCGACAACGCGGTGAAGTTCAGCCCGCCGGGCGGTTCGGTCGAGGTGGCGCTGCGGGCCGGCGAGCTGACCGTACGCGATCACGGTCCGGGTATTCCGGCCGAGGAACTTCCGCATGTGTTCGAGCGGTTCTGGCGCTCGCCCACCGCCCGGGCGCTGCCCGGCAGCGGACTCGGTCTGTCGATCGTGGACCGTACGGTCCGCCGGGCGGGCGGTACGGCCGAGCTGCGGGCGGCGGCCGACGGCGGTCCGGGCACGGAGGCGGTGCTCCGCATTCCGGGTGCGCCCACCCCGCCGCCCGGGACCCCCTCAGACGGTCTTGCGGGCGGGCAGTGGGTTGTGGGCGAGCAGTGA
- a CDS encoding NAD(P)H-binding protein, giving the protein MIVITGATGNVGRPLVTTLTAAGERVTAVSRTATGSPHHRVADLADPGTLRPVLDGADALYVIVAGCGQDLDPQGILDTAKAGGVRHVVLQSSQLTGTRPDSSSHAPLRAFEEAVRGSGLDWTVLHPAGFASNAGLWAEQVRARRTVAAPFGDVGLPVVDPADIAAVAATVLRDRRRHAGRTYVLTGPEAITPREQARALGEAVGEPVRFEELSREAARAQLLHVMPAVVAEGTLSVLGEPSAQEREVSPDVERLLGRPAGSFAGWAARNAAIFR; this is encoded by the coding sequence ATGATCGTGATCACCGGGGCCACCGGAAACGTGGGCCGCCCGCTCGTCACCACCCTGACCGCCGCCGGCGAACGGGTCACCGCCGTCTCCCGCACCGCCACCGGCTCCCCGCACCACCGGGTCGCCGACCTCGCCGACCCCGGCACCCTGCGCCCCGTACTCGACGGCGCCGACGCGCTGTACGTGATCGTCGCCGGCTGCGGCCAGGACCTGGACCCGCAGGGGATCCTGGACACCGCCAAGGCCGGTGGCGTACGGCACGTGGTGCTCCAGTCCTCGCAGCTCACCGGCACCCGGCCGGACTCCTCCTCGCACGCCCCCCTCCGCGCCTTCGAAGAGGCGGTGCGCGGGTCCGGGCTGGACTGGACGGTGCTGCACCCGGCCGGCTTCGCCTCCAATGCCGGCCTGTGGGCGGAGCAGGTCCGCGCCCGGCGCACGGTCGCCGCGCCCTTCGGCGACGTCGGACTGCCGGTCGTCGACCCGGCCGACATCGCGGCGGTGGCGGCGACCGTACTGCGCGACCGCCGCCGCCATGCCGGTCGTACGTACGTCCTCACCGGACCGGAGGCCATCACGCCGAGGGAGCAGGCCCGGGCCCTCGGGGAGGCCGTGGGCGAGCCGGTGCGGTTCGAGGAGCTGAGCCGAGAGGCGGCCCGGGCGCAGCTGCTGCACGTGATGCCGGCGGTGGTGGCCGAGGGCACGCTGTCGGTACTGGGCGAGCCGTCCGCGCAGGAGCGGGAGGTGAGCCCCGATGTGGAGCGGCTGCTCGGCCGCCCGGCAGGGTCGTTCGCGGGGTGGGCGGCCCGGAACGCGGCTATCTTCCGCTGA
- a CDS encoding sulfurtransferase: MSRSDVLVDADWVEAHLDDPKVVVVEVDEDTSAYDKNHIRNAVRIDWKQDLQDPVRRDFVDQEGFEKLLSAKGIANDDTVVLYGGNNNWFASYAYWYFKLYGHQDVKLLDGGRKKWELDSRDLVDGTEVPKRPATEYKAQAQDTSIRAFRDDVVAAIDNQNLVDVRSPDEFSGKLLAPAHLPQEQSQRPGHVPSARNIPWSKNANDDGTFKSDDELKALYEQEQVDLAKDTIAYCRIGERSALTWFVLHELLGQENVKNYDGSWTEYGSLVGVPIELGANK; the protein is encoded by the coding sequence ATGAGCCGCAGCGACGTCCTCGTAGACGCCGACTGGGTCGAGGCCCACCTGGACGACCCGAAGGTCGTCGTCGTCGAGGTGGACGAGGACACGTCCGCCTATGACAAGAACCACATCCGCAACGCCGTCCGGATCGACTGGAAGCAGGACCTCCAGGACCCGGTCCGCCGCGACTTCGTGGACCAGGAGGGCTTCGAGAAGCTCCTCTCCGCCAAGGGCATCGCCAACGACGACACCGTCGTTCTCTACGGCGGCAACAACAACTGGTTCGCGTCCTACGCCTACTGGTACTTCAAGCTCTACGGCCACCAGGACGTCAAGCTCCTCGACGGCGGTCGCAAGAAGTGGGAGCTCGACTCCCGCGACCTGGTCGACGGCACCGAGGTCCCCAAGCGCCCGGCCACCGAATACAAGGCCCAGGCCCAGGACACCTCGATCCGCGCCTTCCGCGACGACGTCGTGGCCGCGATCGACAACCAGAACCTGGTCGACGTCCGCTCGCCCGACGAGTTCTCCGGCAAGCTGCTCGCCCCGGCCCACCTCCCGCAGGAGCAGTCGCAGCGTCCCGGCCACGTGCCGAGCGCCCGCAACATCCCGTGGTCGAAGAACGCCAACGACGACGGCACCTTCAAGTCGGACGACGAGCTCAAGGCCCTCTACGAGCAGGAGCAGGTCGACCTGGCGAAGGACACCATCGCCTACTGCCGCATCGGTGAGCGCTCCGCGCTGACCTGGTTCGTGCTGCACGAGCTGCTGGGCCAGGAAAACGTCAAGAACTACGACGGTTCCTGGACCGAGTACGGCTCCCTGGTCGGCGTGCCGATCGAGCTCGGCGCCAACAAGTAG
- a CDS encoding phosphatidylinositol-specific phospholipase C — MALDRRTFLVGALTAGTAIAGLGAATAPATAAALGTRDWMAALPDGTALQRMTIPGTHDSGALHGGLYVACQNIGIGPQLEAGIRFLDVRCRVTGGSFAIHHGSFYQHLMFGDVLVSCAGFLATHPTETILMRVKQEYSGESDATFRAVFDDYLDRRGWRGLFHIASALPALGQARGKVVLLADNGGLPGIRYGDGTHFDIQDDWNAEPFAKRGKIENHFRKAVQQPGKLFVNYVSTSAYMPPRWNADRLNPQIHSFVAGAEMAGRTGLGVVPMDFPNTRGGFIESLLAHNPLPARKTV, encoded by the coding sequence ATGGCACTGGACAGGCGGACCTTTCTGGTCGGCGCACTGACGGCGGGCACCGCCATCGCCGGACTCGGGGCGGCCACCGCCCCGGCGACCGCGGCAGCGCTCGGCACCCGGGACTGGATGGCGGCGCTCCCCGACGGCACCGCCCTGCAGCGGATGACCATCCCCGGCACCCACGACTCCGGCGCACTCCACGGCGGCCTGTACGTGGCCTGCCAGAACATCGGCATCGGCCCGCAGCTCGAGGCCGGAATCCGCTTCCTGGACGTCCGCTGCCGGGTGACCGGCGGCTCCTTCGCCATCCACCACGGGTCCTTCTACCAGCACCTGATGTTCGGAGACGTGCTCGTCTCCTGCGCCGGCTTCCTGGCCACCCACCCCACCGAGACCATCCTCATGCGGGTCAAGCAGGAGTACTCGGGCGAGAGCGACGCCACCTTCCGCGCCGTCTTCGACGACTACCTGGACCGCCGTGGCTGGCGCGGGCTTTTCCACATCGCCTCCGCCCTGCCGGCCCTCGGCCAGGCCCGCGGCAAGGTGGTCCTGCTCGCCGACAACGGCGGACTGCCGGGCATCCGCTACGGCGACGGCACCCACTTCGACATCCAGGACGACTGGAACGCCGAGCCCTTCGCCAAGCGCGGGAAGATCGAGAACCACTTCCGCAAGGCCGTCCAGCAGCCCGGCAAGCTGTTCGTCAACTACGTCTCCACGTCCGCCTACATGCCGCCGCGCTGGAACGCCGACCGCCTCAACCCGCAGATCCACTCCTTCGTGGCCGGCGCCGAGATGGCCGGCCGGACCGGTCTCGGGGTCGTCCCCATGGACTTCCCCAACACCCGCGGCGGCTTCATCGAGTCACTGCTCGCCCACAACCCACTGCCCGCCCGCAAGACCGTCTGA
- a CDS encoding helix-turn-helix transcriptional regulator: MRADRLVAALLFLQTRGRVTVAEVAAELEVSERTARRDLEALGAAGIPVYATRGRGGGWELVGGARTDLTGLTEAEIRALFLVTGPWAASPELRTALRKLVRALPAPLRAGAEAASRAELGDATDWSGGRAALAPAPASASASVVERAVVDGVRLRLGHARPGEPVGVRTVDPLGLVSKAGARYLVAGTDRGLRMFRLDRIASAEPTGEPVDRPEGFDLAVAWRELAGRMEERLGAATVRGRAEPGVEGLLRRLFGSRVRIAPGEGRLSIEVEVDGPSPEVVAAQLAGLGARFEILEPPSARTHLATLAAALTTLYGPPPP, from the coding sequence ATGCGTGCTGATCGACTGGTGGCGGCCCTGCTGTTCCTGCAGACGCGCGGACGGGTGACGGTGGCCGAGGTGGCGGCCGAGCTGGAGGTGTCCGAGCGGACTGCGCGCCGGGACCTGGAGGCGCTGGGGGCGGCGGGCATTCCGGTGTACGCGACCCGCGGGCGGGGCGGCGGCTGGGAGCTGGTCGGCGGTGCCAGGACCGATCTGACCGGGCTGACGGAGGCGGAGATCCGGGCGCTGTTCCTGGTCACCGGCCCGTGGGCGGCTTCGCCCGAACTGCGGACGGCGCTCCGCAAACTGGTCCGGGCCCTGCCGGCGCCGCTGCGGGCGGGCGCGGAGGCGGCATCGCGGGCGGAGCTCGGCGACGCCACGGACTGGTCGGGCGGCCGGGCGGCCCTGGCTCCGGCTCCGGCTTCGGCTTCGGCTTCGGTGGTGGAGCGTGCGGTGGTGGACGGGGTGCGGCTCCGCCTGGGCCATGCGCGGCCGGGTGAGCCGGTCGGGGTGCGGACGGTGGATCCGCTGGGCCTGGTCTCGAAGGCGGGGGCGCGCTATCTGGTGGCGGGGACGGACCGGGGGCTGCGGATGTTCCGGCTCGACCGGATCGCCTCGGCCGAGCCGACCGGCGAGCCGGTGGACCGGCCGGAGGGCTTCGACCTCGCGGTCGCCTGGCGGGAGCTGGCGGGGCGGATGGAGGAGCGGCTGGGGGCTGCGACGGTGCGGGGGCGGGCGGAGCCGGGCGTGGAGGGGCTGCTGCGGAGGCTGTTCGGGAGCCGGGTGCGGATCGCTCCGGGGGAGGGGCGGCTGTCCATCGAGGTGGAGGTGGACGGCCCGTCACCGGAGGTGGTGGCCGCACAGCTGGCGGGTCTGGGGGCGAGGTTCGAGATCCTGGAACCCCCGTCCGCCCGCACCCACCTGGCCACCTTGGCCGCAGCCCTCACCACCCTCTACGGCCCACCACCGCCCTAG
- a CDS encoding S1C family serine protease: MTESHRREGEYHEENRPSQPGGWYPPPPTTPPAAPGWHEAHQPVIAGEPAPAGPAEPAPHTSHARAKKPVALLAAVAIVAALVGGGTAAAVQQLTNGGSGSGGGFAGSPISQSSNGTVSGVAEQVSPSVVRIDTRTGNGQGTGSGIVLTSDGEIATNNHVINGASEIQVTMSDGKKYRAKTVGTDPDKDLALIKLEGASGLKPAKLGDSDRLKVGEEVVAIGSPDQLTGTVTRGIVSALDRQVNVPKSETPQQQPRGGWPFSFEGQQFNGDTGSNTTSYKAIQTDASLNPGNSGGALVNMNGEIVGMPSAIYSPAGDGSKAGSVGLGFAIPVNTIKADLDSLRAGGPGGTGTGSSDRGPGSGSTGWDTAF; the protein is encoded by the coding sequence ATGACCGAGAGCCACCGCCGCGAAGGCGAGTACCACGAGGAGAACCGCCCGTCCCAGCCCGGCGGCTGGTACCCGCCGCCGCCCACCACCCCGCCGGCCGCCCCCGGCTGGCACGAGGCGCACCAGCCGGTCATCGCGGGCGAGCCCGCACCCGCCGGCCCCGCCGAGCCCGCCCCGCACACCTCGCACGCCCGCGCCAAGAAGCCGGTCGCCCTGCTGGCGGCCGTGGCCATCGTCGCCGCGCTGGTCGGCGGCGGCACCGCCGCGGCCGTGCAGCAGTTGACGAACGGCGGCTCCGGCTCCGGCGGCGGTTTCGCCGGGAGCCCCATCTCCCAGTCCTCGAACGGCACCGTCTCGGGCGTCGCCGAGCAGGTCAGCCCCTCCGTCGTACGGATCGACACCCGCACCGGGAACGGCCAGGGCACCGGCTCCGGCATCGTCCTCACCTCCGACGGTGAGATCGCCACCAACAACCATGTGATCAACGGGGCCTCCGAGATCCAGGTGACGATGAGCGACGGCAAGAAGTACCGGGCCAAGACCGTCGGCACCGACCCGGACAAGGACCTGGCGCTGATCAAGCTGGAGGGTGCGAGCGGGCTCAAGCCGGCCAAGCTGGGCGACTCCGACCGCCTCAAGGTCGGCGAGGAGGTCGTCGCCATCGGCTCCCCCGACCAGCTGACCGGCACCGTCACCCGCGGCATCGTCTCGGCCCTGGACCGCCAGGTGAACGTGCCCAAGTCGGAGACCCCGCAGCAGCAGCCGCGGGGCGGCTGGCCCTTCTCCTTCGAGGGGCAACAGTTCAACGGCGACACGGGCAGCAACACCACCTCGTACAAGGCGATCCAGACCGACGCCTCGCTCAACCCGGGCAACTCCGGGGGCGCGCTGGTCAACATGAACGGCGAGATCGTGGGGATGCCCTCGGCGATCTACTCGCCGGCCGGCGACGGCTCCAAGGCCGGCAGCGTCGGCCTCGGCTTCGCCATCCCGGTCAATACGATCAAGGCCGACCTGGACTCGCTGCGAGCGGGCGGGCCCGGCGGAACGGGCACCGGCTCGTCGGACCGCGGCCCGGGCTCCGGCTCGACGGGCTGGGACACCGCCTTCTAG
- a CDS encoding DUF2993 domain-containing protein yields MQLRLIRVLLIIGLVLVGLLVAADRIAVGYAEDKMAEKVRTHRAAIDGTEVDISGFPFLTQALGHRLDRVDVHLKGVEATADGRRMRIARLDSRFHDVKLNGDYTGGTAERADGSALVTYEDLTKASTSGATVTYGGSPGKVKVTATVDLLGRSITRSVISTITLVDGSTVRVRADEVPGGGIPGLEELVRSETDFDRRLDGGLPAGLKLSALTSDQEGVHLTVSGSKVDLAG; encoded by the coding sequence ATGCAACTGCGTCTCATACGCGTGCTGCTGATCATCGGGCTGGTGCTCGTCGGCCTGCTGGTCGCCGCCGACCGGATCGCCGTCGGCTATGCCGAGGACAAGATGGCCGAGAAGGTGCGGACGCACCGGGCGGCGATCGACGGCACCGAGGTGGACATCAGCGGCTTCCCGTTCCTCACCCAGGCGCTGGGCCACCGGCTGGACCGGGTCGACGTCCACCTCAAGGGCGTGGAGGCCACGGCCGACGGCCGGCGGATGCGGATCGCCCGGCTGGACTCCCGCTTCCACGACGTGAAGCTGAACGGCGACTACACCGGCGGCACCGCGGAGCGGGCCGACGGCTCGGCGCTGGTGACCTACGAGGACCTGACCAAGGCCTCGACCAGCGGCGCGACCGTCACCTACGGCGGGTCCCCGGGCAAGGTGAAGGTGACCGCCACCGTGGACCTGCTGGGCCGGTCCATCACCCGCAGCGTGATCTCCACCATCACCCTGGTCGACGGCTCCACGGTCCGGGTGCGGGCCGACGAGGTGCCCGGCGGGGGGATTCCCGGCCTTGAGGAGCTGGTCCGCAGCGAGACCGACTTCGACCGCCGGCTGGACGGCGGTCTGCCGGCCGGCCTGAAGCTGTCGGCGCTCACCTCCGACCAGGAGGGCGTCCACCTCACGGTGAGCGGCTCCAAGGTGGACCTGGCGGGCTGA
- a CDS encoding MoaD/ThiS family protein: MAAGTIRYWAAAKAAAGTAEEPYAAETLAEALGAVRSAHPGELSRVLQRCSFLVDGHQVGKRSHDEVLLTEGGTVEVLPPFAGG, encoded by the coding sequence GTGGCAGCGGGAACCATCCGCTACTGGGCGGCGGCGAAGGCCGCGGCCGGGACGGCGGAGGAGCCGTACGCGGCGGAAACACTGGCAGAGGCGCTCGGCGCGGTGCGGTCCGCGCACCCCGGGGAGCTGAGCCGGGTGCTCCAGCGCTGCTCCTTCCTGGTGGACGGCCACCAGGTGGGCAAGCGCAGCCATGACGAGGTCCTGCTGACCGAGGGCGGCACCGTCGAGGTCCTGCCGCCGTTCGCGGGCGGGTGA
- a CDS encoding putative leader peptide, translated as MPMKRMQADLTKRRAVDLCRVAAMLCR; from the coding sequence ATGCCCATGAAGCGAATGCAGGCGGACCTCACGAAGCGACGGGCAGTAGACCTGTGTCGCGTCGCCGCCATGCTCTGTCGCTGA
- a CDS encoding winged-helix domain-containing protein, whose product MSSLLLLTNALQPSTEVLPALGLLLHNVRVAPAEGPALVDTPGADVILVDGRRDLPQVRSLCQLLRSTGPGCPLILVVTEGGLAAVTADWGIDDVLLDTAGPAEVEARLRLATGRQQLGSDDSPMEIRNGDLSVDEATYSAKLKGRVLDLTFKEFELLKYLAQHPGRVFTRAQLLQEVWGYDYFGGTRTVDVHVRRLRAKLGPEHESLIGTVRNVGYRFVTPEKVERAAEEAARKTASASAATSAPAEGPAGVPRMADGELDGAVDARSAGRPAQR is encoded by the coding sequence ATGAGCTCCCTGCTGCTGCTGACCAACGCCCTGCAGCCCTCCACCGAGGTGCTGCCCGCCCTCGGACTGCTGCTCCACAACGTACGCGTCGCGCCCGCGGAGGGCCCGGCCCTGGTGGACACCCCAGGCGCCGACGTGATCCTCGTCGACGGCCGGCGCGACCTTCCGCAGGTGCGCTCCCTCTGCCAGCTGCTGCGCTCCACCGGGCCGGGCTGCCCGCTGATCCTCGTGGTGACGGAAGGCGGCCTGGCGGCCGTCACCGCCGACTGGGGCATCGACGACGTGCTGCTGGACACCGCGGGGCCGGCGGAGGTGGAGGCCCGGCTGCGGCTGGCGACCGGACGGCAGCAGCTCGGCTCGGACGACTCCCCGATGGAGATCCGCAACGGCGACCTGTCGGTCGACGAGGCGACGTACTCGGCGAAGCTCAAGGGCCGGGTGCTGGACCTGACCTTCAAGGAGTTCGAGCTGCTGAAGTACCTGGCGCAGCACCCGGGCCGGGTCTTCACCCGGGCCCAGCTGCTGCAGGAGGTCTGGGGCTACGACTACTTCGGCGGCACCCGCACGGTGGACGTCCACGTACGGCGGCTGCGCGCGAAACTCGGTCCCGAGCACGAGTCGCTGATCGGCACCGTCCGGAACGTCGGCTACCGCTTCGTTACGCCGGAAAAGGTCGAGCGGGCCGCCGAGGAGGCCGCCCGCAAGACGGCCTCGGCCTCGGCCGCGACCTCGGCCCCGGCGGAGGGACCGGCCGGCGTCCCCCGGATGGCGGACGGCGAACTGGACGGGGCGGTGGATGCCCGGTCCGCAGGACGCCCTGCCCAGAGGTAG
- a CDS encoding DUF1416 domain-containing protein, translating to MCGAQIGGPDLSTLKPGETAIQGQVTQNGEPVTGYVRLLDSTGEFTAEVPTSATGQFRFYAATGSWTLRALVPGGQADRAVHVAEAGGVTDVAIAV from the coding sequence ATGTGTGGAGCACAGATCGGCGGGCCCGACCTCTCGACCCTCAAGCCGGGCGAGACGGCCATCCAGGGCCAGGTGACCCAGAACGGCGAGCCCGTCACCGGCTACGTCCGGCTGCTGGACTCGACCGGTGAGTTCACCGCCGAGGTCCCGACCTCGGCCACCGGCCAGTTCCGTTTCTACGCCGCCACCGGCAGCTGGACGCTGCGGGCGCTGGTGCCCGGCGGCCAGGCGGACCGCGCCGTGCACGTCGCCGAAGCCGGCGGCGTGACGGACGTCGCGATCGCCGTCTGA
- a CDS encoding response regulator transcription factor — MNPAEGDPQRVLIVDDEPAVREALRRSLAFEGYGTETAVDGLDALDKTAAYEPDLIVLDIQMPRMDGLTAARRLRAAGSVTPILMLTARDTVGDRVSGLDAGADDYLVKPFELDELFARVRALLRRSAYAARTAAAAAPAEDSMAFGDLRMDLATREVTRNGRPVELTRTEFTLLEMFLAHPRQVLTREQILKTVWGFDFEPSSNSLDVYVMYLRRKTEAGGEPRLVHTVRGVGYVLRAGESGTPE; from the coding sequence GTGAATCCCGCCGAAGGCGACCCGCAGCGGGTCCTCATCGTCGACGACGAACCCGCCGTCCGGGAGGCCCTGCGCCGCAGCCTCGCCTTCGAGGGGTACGGCACCGAAACCGCCGTCGACGGCCTCGACGCCCTCGACAAGACAGCCGCGTACGAACCGGACCTGATCGTGCTCGACATCCAGATGCCCCGTATGGACGGCCTGACCGCCGCCCGCCGGCTGCGCGCCGCCGGTTCGGTCACCCCGATCCTGATGCTGACCGCCCGCGACACCGTCGGCGACCGCGTCAGCGGCCTCGACGCCGGCGCCGACGACTACCTGGTCAAGCCCTTCGAGCTGGACGAGCTCTTCGCCCGGGTCCGCGCCCTGCTGCGGCGCAGCGCCTACGCGGCCCGTACCGCAGCCGCCGCCGCGCCCGCCGAGGACAGCATGGCCTTCGGCGACCTCCGGATGGACCTCGCCACCCGCGAGGTCACCCGGAACGGCCGCCCGGTGGAGCTGACCCGCACCGAGTTCACCCTGCTGGAGATGTTCCTCGCGCACCCCCGCCAGGTCCTGACCCGCGAGCAGATCCTCAAGACCGTCTGGGGCTTCGACTTCGAGCCCAGCTCCAACTCCCTCGACGTGTACGTGATGTACCTGCGCCGGAAGACCGAGGCGGGCGGTGAGCCGCGGCTGGTCCACACGGTGCGCGGGGTGGGTTACGTCCTGCGGGCCGGCGAGAGCGGGACCCCCGAGTGA